From Triticum aestivum cultivar Chinese Spring chromosome 7B, IWGSC CS RefSeq v2.1, whole genome shotgun sequence:
GGACCAGAAACGCCATTAAGCATAAGGGTCTCGGCATTTGCAACACGACAAAGATACTTGAATGGATAGGATGAAGAATGCGGGATTCAGACCTGGAAGCCAGGGAAAGCGCAAGAGCACGGTCTGCTGCAACCGAAGGACGTGGCTTCTGGCGGTAGTAGCGAATGAACTCTCGGGAACCAAGAGTCGTCACGCGTCTCCCCTTCTCGCTCTTGCTTGTGATCACGAGCTCGGACCCACCACCTCCCAGTTCAATGCTGTTGTCCATGTCACCCGCAGCAACCAACTGCTTGCCCTCCACATCAACATAGCTGTAATGGAAACATAACCATGTCATTAGGTGTTCGATGTGTGCAGACTCCATGCATTCACCATTAAAGGAGTACTTAATATCCAACACAGATAACTAGTCCCTCCATCCCGAATCAATTGTCTTAGATTTGtcaagatacggatgtatctacaCACGTTTTAGTGTTAGGTACTCCCTAACACTAAGACaactaatttgggacggagggcAATACAATTAAGTGGACAGACGAAGAAACTATTAAAACCATTAAGCATTTCAGATTATATTTACTTTTGTCCACAAACCATCCCAACATAAATGGCTAATTAACATAATACAATTCTCAACAGCATTCCTGCTTCCAAGCATTCATGGAACAACAGAAATGCAAGAGCCAACGCAAAGAGCACAAATTCTAGAATTTGAAGAACATATGCTAAGATGAGTAGTTCTCCAACAGGGTGTCTCAAAAGAAAAGGCCCTCAGAAGCCCAAACTGAAACCCTAATGTTATCAAAACTATGATCTCATTACAGGAAACAAGAAGGTGGTTACTAACAATTTTGTAAGAACAGTACAAGTTTAGCACAGTACAAACCTGCTGCTGTAATCGTAGAAATCCTCAAGGTCAGCATCTTCATCCTCCCCACCATCTCCATAACGTAATTTGCAGTGACCTTTTGCATCCATATGCTTCCTGACAGCCTCAAGACTTTGAAAAGGCTGGCATCTGTCATTGCAGTAGAGGCACATAAAGTCACGCTTCACCTGCAGGCAGAATAACCAATACAAGATGATGTTAAAAAACATGCAACTAGCGAACATGAACCATTAGTACTGGTGGGAAAATGCCTACCTTCAGTCCGACATATATAAGAAGGCCATTGGGATCTTTCAAGTATTCACTGTCAGGTATGAAGAAACCATGCTTCTTGTGCATATGGATCATGCAGTCCTCTATGTTGTCATGCTTGAGATCACACATGAAGCAGACCGAGGGATCCAACATTTCAAGATCAGCCATCTCATCATCTGATTTAGAGTCCTCATCAACTTGCATGTTTGAGGTAGACTCCAGCTCACTTGGGTCCACTTCAACCcactcttcctcctcatcctcatcctcatcttcatcttcatcttcttccattgcAGAGGGGGCTCTACGAGGGACTCGCTCAGGAAGTGGCTTGACTACTGCAGCAGTGGAGGCATTGGGCTCCTGAGAAGCTCTCAAGAGATGCGATCGAGTGGTGAGATGTTGGGCATGAGCTTTTGCACTCCTGTAGCCTTTTCCACAAAGAGCACAGCTGTAAGACATCGGAGGAGCAACAGTAGAGTTGCTTCCCTCTGCTAAAACAGTTTGTCTAGCAATAAACAGAGCCTCAGTAACTCCAGGAACTCCAGCCACCTGACAAACACTGAATGTCAAAATGATGCAGAACAGAAATGCAGCACTGAGGTAAGCAAGAAGAAACAAAATCAAACAGTTCCCAggatagttcaaaaaagcgctaggcattaattgtgcattttgccaccgccttgtgcttttctgaccaaagcgcatgcttatgcgcaattATGCGTAGATTAAGCGCAGTTATGCGCTAGGCGTTTTGCTagcgcctagagcctaggcgcacttaagcgctcgcttaggcgcgccttttttaactatgactTCCCAGGAATGTGCTACAAGTACAGTTGCCAAGTTGATTATATAGAAATACAACAGCAAGTTTCCCTCTGTGTAGGGTTTAATCGTCAGCTAACGGAGTATCTGGAAACAGACAATTAAATTGACTTGCCTTCATTTCTGTTCAACTAAACATGCCTACCACAAGGTCCGCTACAGATAACGGGTACAGTTTCTTCTCCAATGAGTAAGATAATTCTCCCTTGTCCTCTTACAAAATACCAGGTGTGTAATCTACAGCAGGGACAAGCTGCAGGGCATCGTCTCATGAACAAAGCAGGCCTGTATAAAATTTCTTCTAGGAACAGATCGGCGCATTCCAAAAGACAAATCACAGCTACGATCTTAACCAAAGCAGAGTGGGAAGCTTGCACATAGCCTCCTTTCTTAAGTTGACAGTGTAGAGTATACCTAAAATTACTAATTAAAATGCTCGCCCTGCAATCTAGTGCCTCCAGTTAACTCAAAACAATGAGCAAAAAAAAACTCGTTCTGATCATCCATGAGCACTAACACGAGCCAGACGACTAAACCTAACAAAACAAGCAATAAAAATTCGCAGGGGAAGCGTTTGGGTAGGCCTACTGGGCATCATAATCTCCGCTCCAGAAGCGCACAACGCATCAGATACCCATTCATATCCCCTGCGGAACGCACCATCTGCTGCTACCTAACACGAACCCTAACAGCACATAAACAACCAATCGCGCCGGACCGGCGCGGGGAAGACGGTGGCAAGCATACTACCACCGTCGGCATACTACCTTGCGCTTGAGGTTGTAGCGGTGCCACTCGGAGCGGTAGTGGAggcgctgctcctcctcctcctcgaacgCCGCGTTGCAGGCGTTGCAGGTCACCGTCGGCATCTTGGCCGCCTCTTCCTGTCCGCTCGGGTACGGCTCGGACCAAGCTTCGGCGGGCGGGCGTGGGGACGGCGGCGGTGGGGGGGAGTCCTCGGCTTGGAGCTGCGTTTCTCTCTTTCGCGGTGTGGTTTGGAGtggtggcggcgggggcggctggagGAGAGGAAGCCAAGTAGGCGAGGGCAAGGGGGGGACGCGCTCGGCGGTGACGTGGGTGCTTGGGTCAGGGAGGCCTCTACCGCCTCTAGGTTTTTTGGGCCTTTATTGGGCTCTCGGTCGTTGGCGCTTAGGCAAGCTTTAGCCGCGTCGTTAAAGCAAAGCCCATTCGTCGGTAGTATCGATTCtcagaaaaataagaaaaagttcATTTTAAACCCTGAGCTTGTAGAGGTTTGGTGAAATGAACCCTTAAGTCGAAATCCCTGTCGATGACACCCTAAACTATGTAATCCCCGTCTAAATCAAATCTTCAGA
This genomic window contains:
- the LOC123159188 gene encoding cytoplasmic 60S subunit biogenesis factor REI1 homolog 1; its protein translation is MPTVTCNACNAAFEEEEEQRLHYRSEWHRYNLKRKVAGVPGVTEALFIARQTVLAEGSNSTVAPPMSYSCALCGKGYRSAKAHAQHLTTRSHLLRASQEPNASTAAVVKPLPERVPRRAPSAMEEDEDEDEDEDEEEEWVEVDPSELESTSNMQVDEDSKSDDEMADLEMLDPSVCFMCDLKHDNIEDCMIHMHKKHGFFIPDSEYLKDPNGLLIYVGLKVKRDFMCLYCNDRCQPFQSLEAVRKHMDAKGHCKLRYGDGGEDEDADLEDFYDYSSSYVDVEGKQLVAAGDMDNSIELGGGGSELVITSKSEKGRRVTTLGSREFIRYYRQKPRPSVAADRALALSLASSYKSMGLVTVQSKEQMVRLKVLRAMNKSGVETMRTKIGMKSNVIRNLPKNVPY